Proteins from a genomic interval of Leifsonia shinshuensis:
- a CDS encoding bifunctional folylpolyglutamate synthase/dihydrofolate synthase yields MTDDDELREDAEAVYQALLARVGEGAPERRLDATRRAVELLGDPQRAYPIIHITGTNGKTSTSRIAESILRAYGLRTGLLTSPHLVRFNERIMIDGEPISDEALVSNWEDVRPYLEIVDAELEEQGKAPLTFFEALTALAFAAFADAPVDVAVIEVGMGGEWDSTNVGDGQVAVFTPISLDHTKQLGGTVREIARTKSGIIKPSADVVTSAQAPEAMAELEEAARLTESTLAAQPRAFDVVSTRVAVGGQLVTVRGRAATYEDVFLPLYGDHQAQNAAVAVAAVETFLGRGTQPLKSDLVEEGFATATSPGRLQLIGVEPTVLVDAAHNPAGAATLADALRRYFDFDELTFVIGSLGDKDARGVLRALTPVATQFFVTEPASERALPAEDLGDIAREEAGDEATIVYTDALDALEAAREWAGEEPRRAVVVTGSIVLVGAAMAHADEQGWKDATA; encoded by the coding sequence ATGACCGACGACGACGAACTGCGCGAGGACGCCGAGGCGGTGTACCAGGCGCTGCTCGCCCGCGTCGGTGAGGGCGCGCCAGAGCGCCGGCTCGACGCGACCCGCCGCGCCGTCGAGCTGCTGGGCGACCCGCAGCGGGCGTACCCGATCATCCACATCACGGGCACGAACGGGAAGACCTCGACCAGCCGGATCGCCGAGAGCATCCTGCGTGCCTACGGCCTGCGGACGGGCCTGCTGACCAGCCCGCACCTGGTGCGCTTCAACGAGCGCATCATGATCGACGGCGAGCCGATCTCCGACGAGGCGCTGGTCAGCAACTGGGAGGACGTCCGCCCGTACCTGGAGATCGTCGATGCCGAGCTGGAGGAGCAGGGCAAGGCGCCGCTGACGTTCTTCGAGGCGCTCACCGCGCTGGCGTTCGCCGCGTTCGCGGACGCTCCGGTCGACGTCGCCGTGATCGAGGTCGGCATGGGCGGCGAGTGGGACTCCACCAACGTCGGCGACGGCCAGGTGGCGGTCTTCACCCCCATCTCGCTCGACCACACCAAGCAGCTCGGCGGCACCGTCCGGGAGATCGCGCGCACCAAGTCGGGCATCATCAAGCCGTCCGCCGACGTCGTGACCTCCGCCCAGGCCCCGGAGGCCATGGCCGAGCTGGAGGAGGCCGCCCGGCTCACCGAGTCGACCCTCGCGGCCCAGCCGCGGGCGTTCGACGTCGTGAGCACCCGGGTCGCCGTCGGCGGCCAGCTCGTCACCGTCCGCGGCCGCGCCGCGACCTACGAGGACGTCTTCCTGCCGCTCTACGGCGACCACCAGGCGCAGAACGCGGCCGTGGCGGTGGCCGCGGTCGAGACCTTCCTGGGCCGCGGCACCCAGCCGTTGAAGTCCGACCTGGTCGAGGAGGGCTTCGCGACCGCGACCTCGCCCGGCCGCCTCCAGCTCATCGGGGTGGAGCCGACGGTCCTGGTCGACGCCGCGCACAACCCGGCGGGCGCCGCGACCCTCGCCGACGCCCTGCGCCGGTACTTCGACTTCGACGAGCTCACGTTCGTGATCGGCAGCCTCGGCGACAAGGACGCGCGCGGCGTGCTCCGCGCGCTGACACCGGTCGCGACCCAGTTCTTCGTCACCGAGCCGGCGTCCGAGCGCGCCCTGCCCGCCGAGGACCTCGGCGACATCGCGCGCGAGGAGGCCGGCGACGAGGCGACGATCGTCTACACCGACGCGCTCGACGCCCTGGAGGCCGCCCGCGAGTGGGCGGGCGAGGAGCCCCGCCGCGCCGTCGTCGTCACCGGGTCGATCGTGCTGGTCGGCGCCGCCATGGCGCACGCCGACGAGCAGGGCTGGAAGGACGCGACCGCGTGA
- the rpmA gene encoding 50S ribosomal protein L27 codes for MAHKKGASSTRNGRDSNAQRLGVKRFGGQTVNAGEILVRQRGTHFHPGANVGRGGDDTLFALAAGSVEFGTKGGRKVVNIVAVEA; via the coding sequence ATGGCACACAAAAAGGGCGCGAGCTCCACTCGCAACGGTCGTGACTCCAACGCGCAGCGCCTCGGCGTGAAGCGCTTCGGCGGCCAGACCGTCAACGCCGGCGAGATCCTGGTCCGCCAGCGCGGCACCCACTTCCACCCGGGCGCCAACGTCGGCCGCGGTGGCGACGACACCCTGTTCGCCCTCGCGGCGGGCTCGGTCGAGTTCGGCACCAAGGGCGGCCGCAAGGTCGTCAACATCGTGGCCGTCGAGGCCTGA
- a CDS encoding DUF4031 domain-containing protein codes for MTVLIDPPAWPAHGMLWSHLVSDASLDELHAFAAAADIPARAFDLDHYDVPERRYDELVAAGALPVDGKELVTRLIASGLRVRARDRVRRR; via the coding sequence ATGACGGTCCTGATCGATCCCCCGGCATGGCCCGCCCACGGCATGTTGTGGTCGCACCTGGTCAGCGACGCGTCGCTCGACGAGCTGCACGCGTTCGCCGCCGCGGCGGACATCCCTGCGCGGGCGTTCGACCTCGACCACTACGACGTGCCGGAGCGCCGCTACGACGAGCTCGTGGCCGCCGGGGCCCTCCCGGTGGACGGCAAGGAGCTCGTCACGCGACTGATCGCCAGCGGTCTGCGCGTGCGGGCGCGCGATCGCGTGCGCCGCCGCTGA
- a CDS encoding glutamate-5-semialdehyde dehydrogenase: MSSTVAAPAATADRSVADRLVAAKAASLPLATATTDRKNAALRAIAEGVLAAEQSILAANALDLANGRENGLSAGLLDRLTLTPARLQGLADAVLEVVALTDPVGQVVRGSDLPNGVKIAQTRVPFGVVGAIYEARPNVTIDIASLAIKSGNAVVLRGGTAALNTNAVLVEVVRDALVSAGLPADAAQTIDEFGRDGATELMRARGLVDVLIPRGSADLIQAVVTQSSVPVIETGAGVVHIVLDESAREDWAVDIVRNAKVQRPSVCNAVETLLVHRGAAERLLPAVLGSLAEAGVTIHADETALPYAPGGVPVTDEDYATEHMSLDISVRVVDDLDAAIAHIRRYSTQHTEAIVTNDLGNAERFLAEVDSAVVMVNASTRFTDGGEFGFGAEVGISTQKLHARGPMGLPELTSTKWVVRGSGQIRA; encoded by the coding sequence ATGTCCTCGACCGTCGCCGCCCCCGCCGCCACCGCCGATCGGAGCGTGGCCGATCGCCTCGTCGCCGCCAAGGCCGCGTCGCTCCCGCTCGCGACCGCGACGACCGACCGGAAGAACGCGGCGCTGCGTGCGATCGCGGAGGGCGTGCTCGCGGCCGAGCAGAGCATCCTCGCCGCGAACGCGCTCGACCTCGCCAACGGCCGTGAGAACGGCCTGTCCGCCGGCCTGCTGGACCGGCTGACGCTGACCCCGGCCCGGCTGCAGGGGCTCGCCGACGCCGTGCTGGAGGTCGTCGCGCTGACCGACCCCGTCGGCCAGGTGGTGCGCGGCAGCGACCTCCCGAACGGCGTGAAGATCGCCCAGACCCGCGTGCCGTTCGGCGTCGTCGGGGCCATCTACGAGGCGCGCCCCAACGTCACCATCGACATCGCGTCGCTCGCGATCAAGAGCGGCAACGCCGTCGTCCTCCGCGGCGGCACCGCGGCGCTCAACACCAACGCGGTGCTGGTCGAGGTCGTCCGCGACGCCCTCGTGAGCGCGGGCCTGCCGGCGGACGCCGCCCAAACCATCGACGAATTCGGCCGCGACGGCGCCACCGAGCTGATGCGCGCCCGCGGCCTGGTCGACGTGCTGATCCCGCGGGGGAGCGCCGACCTGATCCAGGCCGTCGTCACCCAGTCCAGCGTCCCCGTAATCGAGACCGGAGCCGGCGTCGTCCACATCGTGCTGGACGAGAGCGCGCGCGAGGACTGGGCGGTGGACATCGTCCGCAACGCCAAGGTCCAGCGGCCGAGCGTCTGCAATGCCGTCGAGACCCTGCTCGTGCACCGCGGCGCGGCGGAGCGCCTGCTGCCCGCCGTGCTCGGCTCGCTCGCGGAGGCCGGCGTCACCATCCACGCCGACGAGACGGCGCTGCCGTACGCGCCGGGCGGCGTCCCCGTCACCGACGAGGACTACGCGACGGAGCACATGAGCCTCGACATCTCGGTGCGGGTCGTCGACGACCTGGACGCCGCGATCGCCCACATCCGCCGCTACTCCACCCAGCACACCGAGGCGATCGTCACCAACGACCTCGGCAACGCCGAGCGCTTCCTGGCCGAGGTCGACTCGGCGGTCGTGATGGTGAACGCCTCGACCCGCTTCACCGACGGCGGCGAGTTCGGCTTCGGGGCCGAGGTCGGCATCTCCACCCAGAAGCTGCACGCCCGCGGCCCGATGGGGCTGCCCGAGCTGACGAGCACCAAGTGGGTCGTCCGCGGGTCCGGCCAGATCCGCGCGTGA
- a CDS encoding vitamin K epoxide reductase family protein yields the protein MPSSKTATAAQKPNRPATADAPLPYRRPTALAIFLIVAGAIGFWAAFMLTVDKFHLLADSHAQLSCNFNVLIGCSKNLSSWQGSLLGFPNPILGLAGWTATIAVGVGLFAAGRFARWYWIAFNVGVVLALALVIFLITESLTVLNVLCPWCMVTWTVTIPTFWAVTLYNLKEGHIPVPERARRFFGTLYGWVPLITIVSYAIVAVLAQIQLDWIHRAFV from the coding sequence GTGCCTTCCTCGAAGACCGCGACCGCCGCCCAGAAGCCCAACCGGCCGGCGACCGCCGACGCACCCCTGCCCTACCGCCGGCCGACGGCCCTGGCGATCTTCCTGATCGTCGCGGGCGCGATCGGGTTCTGGGCGGCGTTCATGCTGACGGTGGACAAGTTCCACCTGCTGGCCGACTCGCACGCGCAGCTCTCCTGCAACTTCAATGTCCTGATCGGCTGCAGCAAGAACCTGAGCTCCTGGCAGGGCTCTCTGCTCGGCTTCCCGAACCCGATCCTGGGACTGGCCGGCTGGACGGCGACCATCGCGGTCGGCGTCGGCCTGTTCGCCGCCGGGCGCTTCGCCCGCTGGTACTGGATCGCGTTCAACGTCGGCGTCGTGCTCGCCCTGGCTCTCGTGATCTTCCTCATCACCGAGTCGCTGACCGTGCTGAACGTGCTGTGCCCCTGGTGCATGGTCACCTGGACGGTCACCATCCCGACCTTCTGGGCGGTCACCCTCTACAACCTCAAGGAGGGGCACATCCCGGTGCCGGAGCGCGCGCGCCGGTTCTTCGGCACGCTCTACGGCTGGGTGCCGCTGATCACGATCGTCAGCTACGCGATCGTCGCCGTCCTGGCGCAGATCCAGCTGGACTGGATCCACCGCGCGTTCGTCTGA
- the ndk gene encoding nucleoside-diphosphate kinase, with protein sequence MTTAVEETLVLVKPDGVARNLTGEILRRIEAKGYSLVDIRMLQADRDLLAKHYAEHEGKPFYEPLVEFMESGPVVALRVAGNRVIEGFRSLAGATDPTSALPGTIRGDLARDWGLKVQQNLVHGSDSPESAQRELALWFD encoded by the coding sequence ATGACCACCGCCGTCGAAGAGACCCTCGTCCTCGTCAAGCCCGACGGAGTCGCCCGCAACCTCACGGGCGAGATCCTGCGCCGAATCGAGGCCAAGGGCTACTCCCTCGTCGACATCCGCATGCTGCAGGCCGACCGCGACCTGCTCGCGAAGCACTACGCCGAGCACGAGGGCAAGCCGTTCTACGAGCCCCTCGTGGAGTTCATGGAGTCCGGTCCCGTCGTCGCCCTGCGCGTCGCGGGCAACCGCGTGATCGAGGGCTTCCGCTCGCTCGCCGGCGCCACCGACCCGACCTCCGCGCTGCCCGGCACGATCCGCGGCGACCTGGCGCGGGACTGGGGCCTCAAGGTGCAGCAGAACCTGGTGCACGGCTCCGACTCGCCCGAGTCGGCGCAGCGCGAGCTCGCGCTCTGGTTCGACTGA
- the proB gene encoding glutamate 5-kinase, producing MTIDERAQVPTARRIVVKVGSSSISGDNAGQIGPLVDALAEAHGRGSQVILVSSGAIATGIPYLALNGRPTDLATQQAAAAVGQNVLIYRYQDSLDRYEIVAGQVLLTAGDMENPTHRSNAKRAMERLLDLRILPIVNENDTVATHEIRFGDNDRLAALVALLVEADLLVLLSDVDALYTKPPQEPGAERIGHVGWGDDLAGVEIGSTGLSGVGTGGALTKVSAARQAAERGTAVILTATTLVAEALRGETVGTWFAPAPSAEDAADGVSAASAPVGDAEAAQAATL from the coding sequence ATGACGATCGACGAGCGCGCCCAGGTCCCGACCGCCCGACGGATCGTCGTCAAGGTCGGCTCGTCGTCCATCAGCGGTGACAACGCGGGACAGATCGGACCGCTCGTCGACGCCCTCGCCGAGGCGCACGGCCGCGGCTCGCAGGTCATCCTGGTGTCATCCGGCGCGATCGCCACCGGCATCCCGTACCTGGCGCTGAACGGGCGCCCGACCGACCTGGCGACCCAGCAGGCGGCCGCCGCCGTCGGCCAGAATGTGCTGATCTACCGGTACCAGGACAGCCTGGACCGCTACGAGATCGTGGCGGGGCAGGTGCTGCTCACCGCGGGGGACATGGAGAACCCGACCCACCGCAGCAACGCCAAGCGCGCGATGGAGCGCCTGCTGGACCTGCGCATCCTCCCGATCGTCAACGAGAACGACACCGTGGCGACCCACGAGATCCGGTTCGGCGACAACGACCGGCTGGCCGCGCTCGTCGCCCTGCTGGTGGAGGCCGACCTGCTCGTCCTTCTCTCGGACGTCGACGCCCTCTACACGAAGCCTCCGCAGGAGCCCGGCGCCGAGCGCATCGGCCACGTCGGCTGGGGCGACGACCTCGCCGGCGTCGAGATCGGCTCGACCGGGCTCTCCGGGGTCGGCACCGGGGGAGCGCTGACCAAGGTGTCCGCCGCCCGCCAGGCCGCGGAGCGCGGGACCGCCGTCATCCTCACGGCGACCACGCTGGTCGCGGAGGCGCTGCGCGGCGAGACGGTCGGCACCTGGTTCGCGCCGGCGCCCAGCGCCGAGGACGCCGCGGACGGCGTCTCGGCCGCCTCCGCCCCGGTGGGCGACGCCGAGGCCGCGCAGGCCGCCACGCTCTAG
- the obgE gene encoding GTPase ObgE — protein sequence MATFVDRVTLHLRAGNGGNGCVSVRREKFKPLAGPDGGNGGNGGDIVLVADPQVTTLLGYHRHPHRSSDNGGFGMGDHRSGHTGEELELPVPVGTVVKSADGEELVDLTEPGMRFVAAAGGLGGLGNAALATQKRKAPGFALLGTPGWEGDILLELKTVADVALVGYPSAGKSSLIAALSAAKPKIADYPFTTLHPNLGVVQAGDVRYTVADVPGLIEGASEGRGLGLEFLRHVERCSALLHVLDCATLEPGRDPLSDLEVILGELAAYPVPEGQVPLLERPQLIALNKIDVPDARELADFVRPDLEARGYRVFEISTVSHEGLRALSFALAELVEEARKAEAAEAEIRPRIVIRPKAVDDAGFTVKVEGGSDGPVYRILGAKPERWVAQTDFANDEAVGYLADRLAKLGVEDRLFTAGAVAGSTVVIGRDNGVVFDWEPTLTSTAELITAPRGTDARIDQSARPTRAQRREDYFDRMDGKAEARAELLREKEAGLWQDDDYDDYDGQDSGASSEETGRE from the coding sequence ATGGCCACGTTCGTGGATCGCGTGACACTGCATCTGCGCGCGGGCAACGGCGGGAACGGGTGCGTCTCGGTCCGCCGCGAGAAGTTCAAGCCGCTCGCCGGCCCGGATGGCGGCAACGGCGGCAACGGCGGCGACATCGTGCTCGTCGCCGACCCGCAGGTCACCACGCTGCTCGGCTACCACCGGCACCCGCACCGCTCCAGCGACAACGGCGGCTTCGGGATGGGCGACCACCGCAGCGGCCACACCGGCGAGGAGCTGGAGCTCCCGGTCCCGGTCGGCACCGTGGTGAAGTCGGCCGACGGCGAGGAGCTCGTCGACCTGACCGAGCCCGGCATGCGCTTCGTCGCGGCCGCGGGCGGCCTCGGCGGCCTCGGCAACGCCGCCCTCGCCACCCAGAAGCGCAAGGCGCCCGGGTTCGCGCTGCTCGGCACGCCCGGCTGGGAGGGCGACATCCTCCTCGAGCTGAAGACCGTCGCCGACGTCGCCCTCGTCGGCTACCCGTCCGCCGGCAAGTCGAGCCTGATCGCCGCGCTCTCGGCGGCGAAGCCGAAGATCGCGGACTACCCCTTCACCACGCTGCATCCCAACTTGGGCGTCGTGCAGGCCGGCGACGTCCGGTACACCGTCGCCGACGTCCCCGGGCTGATCGAGGGCGCGAGCGAGGGCCGCGGCCTGGGCCTGGAGTTCCTGCGTCACGTGGAGCGCTGCTCCGCCCTGCTGCACGTCCTCGACTGCGCCACCCTGGAGCCCGGCCGCGACCCGCTGAGCGACCTCGAGGTCATCCTCGGCGAGCTGGCCGCCTACCCGGTGCCGGAGGGCCAGGTGCCCCTGCTGGAGCGCCCGCAGCTGATCGCGCTCAACAAGATCGACGTCCCGGACGCCCGCGAGCTCGCCGACTTCGTCCGCCCGGACCTGGAGGCGCGCGGCTACCGCGTGTTCGAGATCTCCACGGTCAGCCACGAGGGCCTGCGCGCGCTGTCGTTCGCGCTGGCCGAGCTGGTCGAGGAGGCGCGGAAGGCGGAGGCCGCCGAGGCGGAGATCCGCCCGCGCATCGTCATCCGCCCCAAGGCCGTGGACGACGCCGGCTTCACCGTCAAGGTCGAGGGCGGCTCGGACGGCCCGGTGTACCGCATCCTCGGCGCGAAGCCGGAGCGCTGGGTCGCCCAGACCGACTTCGCCAACGACGAGGCCGTCGGCTACCTCGCCGACCGGCTCGCCAAGCTCGGCGTCGAGGACCGCCTGTTCACTGCAGGCGCCGTCGCCGGCTCGACGGTCGTGATCGGCCGCGACAACGGCGTGGTGTTCGACTGGGAGCCGACGCTGACCTCCACCGCCGAGCTGATCACGGCGCCGCGCGGCACGGACGCGCGTATCGACCAGAGCGCCCGCCCCACCCGCGCGCAGCGCCGCGAGGACTACTTCGACCGCATGGACGGCAAGGCCGAGGCCCGCGCGGAGCTCCTCCGCGAGAAGGAGGCCGGGCTCTGGCAGGACGACGACTACGACGACTACGACGGCCAGGACTCGGGTGCGTCGAGTGAGGAGACGGGCAGGGAATGA
- a CDS encoding Rne/Rng family ribonuclease, with amino-acid sequence MVENENIDSTNSNEQGTGGRRRRGIFGSRRVTRPAGTTETPVFAGEREVAAEQVDAVQAPAEQAQTPAEQTPEAPVADVTVAVTEESAVDVATLAADGHEPPALPERHGEEADATGAVIPGLPPTTLLFQAPDIVPLPALPDEEPTGTVRRRARRRAGENGRTESNDPANTVVKVRTPREPELITEPQKVKGSTRLEAKKQRRRDGRDAGRRRPVITEAEFLARRESVDRQMVVRSKGGRIQIGVLEDKVLVEHYVARSQEASLIGNVYLGRVQNVLPSMEAAFVDIGRGRNAVLYSGEVDWDAVETGNQPRRIELALKAGDRVLVQVTKDPVGHKGARLTSQISLPGRYLVYVPNGSMNGISRKLPDTERSRLKKILKEVLPENAGVIVRTAAEGATEEQLTLDVTRLTAQWADISRQVETQQAPALLHSEPDLLIKIIRDVFNEDFQKLVIAGDDARQTIESYLRQVAPDLIDRVEAYSGDRDAFDEYRITEQIEKALERKVWLPSGGSLVIDRTEAMTVVDVNTGKFVGSGGNLEETVTKNNLEAAEEIVRQLRLRDIGGIIVVDFIDMVLESNRDLVLRRLIECLSRDRTKHQVAEVTSLGLVQMTRKKLGLGLLETFSEACEVCAGRGVIVHHDPVVKHRQPQQQQPQNERRRGRGGNGGGPQQPSAAPHTNGTHALTDDAKKGLAQIAASTIHPHHEGEAAPVAEPAPATQDAPAPTVDAAPKKRRRKGKGPRDEQRPADAPAAEAPAEPGPAQEPAPAADEHPHLDFPVIELPEPAAAVTHAPVATAVETELLLDSVLDALPQPKAPGQGRSRGRRASTAVITGGQIPGAQAGEQPED; translated from the coding sequence ATGGTGGAAAACGAGAATATCGACAGCACGAACAGCAACGAACAGGGAACGGGAGGCCGCAGGCGCCGGGGGATCTTCGGCAGCAGACGGGTGACCCGTCCTGCCGGGACGACCGAGACGCCGGTCTTCGCCGGTGAGCGCGAGGTGGCGGCCGAGCAGGTCGACGCCGTTCAGGCGCCCGCCGAGCAGGCGCAGACGCCCGCCGAGCAGACGCCAGAGGCGCCCGTCGCCGACGTGACGGTCGCCGTCACCGAGGAGTCCGCGGTCGACGTCGCCACCCTGGCCGCCGACGGCCACGAGCCACCCGCCCTGCCGGAGCGGCACGGCGAGGAGGCCGACGCCACCGGCGCGGTCATCCCCGGCCTGCCGCCGACGACCCTGCTGTTCCAGGCCCCGGACATCGTCCCGCTGCCCGCCCTGCCCGACGAGGAGCCGACCGGCACCGTCCGTCGCCGCGCCCGCCGCCGCGCGGGCGAGAACGGCCGGACCGAGTCCAACGACCCGGCGAACACCGTCGTCAAGGTCCGCACTCCGCGCGAGCCGGAGCTCATCACCGAGCCGCAGAAGGTCAAGGGCTCCACCCGCCTGGAGGCGAAGAAGCAGCGCCGCCGCGACGGCCGCGACGCCGGCCGCCGCCGCCCGGTCATCACCGAGGCGGAGTTCCTGGCGCGCCGGGAGTCCGTCGACCGCCAGATGGTGGTCCGCTCCAAGGGCGGCCGCATCCAGATCGGCGTCCTCGAGGACAAGGTCCTGGTCGAGCACTACGTGGCGCGGTCGCAGGAGGCCTCGCTCATCGGCAACGTCTACCTCGGCCGCGTGCAGAACGTGCTGCCGAGCATGGAGGCCGCCTTCGTCGACATCGGCCGCGGCCGCAACGCCGTGCTGTACTCGGGCGAGGTGGACTGGGACGCCGTCGAGACCGGCAACCAGCCGCGCCGCATCGAGCTCGCGCTCAAGGCCGGCGACCGCGTGCTCGTCCAGGTCACCAAGGACCCGGTCGGCCACAAGGGCGCACGCCTCACCAGCCAGATCTCGCTGCCGGGCCGCTACCTGGTCTACGTGCCGAACGGCTCCATGAACGGGATCAGCCGCAAGCTGCCCGACACCGAGCGCTCGCGCCTCAAGAAGATCCTCAAGGAGGTCCTCCCGGAGAACGCCGGCGTCATCGTGCGCACGGCGGCGGAGGGCGCCACCGAGGAGCAGCTCACCCTCGACGTCACCCGCCTCACGGCGCAGTGGGCGGACATCAGCCGCCAGGTCGAGACCCAGCAGGCGCCCGCGCTGCTGCACAGCGAGCCCGATCTGCTGATCAAGATCATCCGCGACGTCTTCAACGAGGACTTCCAGAAGCTGGTCATCGCCGGCGACGACGCGCGCCAGACCATCGAGAGCTACCTGCGCCAGGTGGCGCCCGACCTGATCGACCGCGTGGAGGCCTACAGCGGCGACCGCGACGCGTTCGACGAGTACCGGATCACCGAGCAGATCGAGAAGGCGCTGGAGCGCAAGGTCTGGCTGCCGTCCGGCGGCTCGCTGGTCATCGACCGCACCGAGGCGATGACCGTCGTGGACGTCAACACCGGCAAGTTCGTCGGCTCCGGCGGCAACCTGGAGGAGACGGTCACCAAGAACAACCTGGAGGCGGCCGAGGAGATCGTCCGCCAGCTCCGGCTGCGCGACATCGGCGGCATCATCGTGGTCGACTTCATCGACATGGTGCTGGAGTCCAACCGGGACCTGGTGCTGCGCCGCCTGATCGAGTGCCTGAGCCGCGACCGCACCAAGCACCAGGTCGCGGAGGTCACCTCGCTCGGCCTCGTCCAGATGACCCGCAAGAAGCTCGGCCTCGGCCTGCTGGAGACCTTCAGCGAGGCCTGCGAGGTCTGCGCCGGCCGCGGCGTCATCGTGCACCACGACCCGGTGGTGAAGCACCGCCAGCCGCAGCAGCAGCAGCCGCAGAACGAGCGCCGTCGCGGCCGCGGCGGCAACGGCGGCGGCCCGCAGCAGCCGTCCGCGGCGCCGCACACCAACGGCACGCATGCGCTCACCGACGACGCCAAGAAGGGGCTCGCCCAGATCGCGGCCTCGACCATCCACCCGCACCACGAGGGGGAGGCCGCTCCGGTCGCCGAGCCTGCTCCCGCCACGCAGGACGCCCCGGCGCCCACCGTCGACGCCGCGCCCAAGAAGCGCCGCCGCAAGGGCAAGGGCCCGCGCGACGAGCAGCGTCCGGCCGACGCCCCGGCGGCGGAGGCCCCGGCCGAGCCCGGCCCGGCGCAGGAGCCCGCTCCGGCCGCCGACGAGCACCCGCACCTCGACTTCCCCGTGATCGAGCTGCCCGAGCCGGCCGCTGCCGTGACCCACGCGCCGGTCGCGACCGCCGTGGAGACCGAGCTGCTGCTCGACTCCGTGCTGGACGCCCTCCCGCAGCCGAAGGCGCCCGGCCAGGGCCGCAGCCGCGGCCGCCGCGCGAGCACTGCCGTCATCACCGGCGGGCAGATCCCCGGTGCGCAGGCCGGCGAGCAGCCCGAGGACTGA
- a CDS encoding DUF4233 domain-containing protein has translation MSDAQQPRPRRQRSLRESLGSIVLGFELIVVFLGALVLFGLNALPAWAALGGGALVVVLMIAAIGLMRNRAGVVLGWIVQALVVAAGFLQPAFFIVGAIFTAMWTYCMIVASRIDRNTTDRNNRTETR, from the coding sequence GTGAGCGACGCCCAGCAGCCCCGGCCGCGCCGGCAGCGGTCCCTCCGAGAGAGCCTCGGCTCGATCGTCCTCGGCTTCGAGCTGATCGTGGTCTTCCTCGGCGCGCTCGTGCTGTTCGGCCTGAACGCCCTGCCGGCGTGGGCCGCGCTCGGCGGGGGAGCGCTCGTCGTCGTGCTGATGATCGCGGCGATCGGGCTCATGCGCAACCGCGCCGGCGTGGTCCTCGGCTGGATCGTCCAGGCGCTCGTCGTCGCCGCCGGCTTCCTCCAGCCCGCCTTCTTCATCGTGGGGGCGATCTTCACGGCCATGTGGACCTACTGCATGATCGTCGCCTCCCGCATCGACCGGAACACCACCGACCGGAACAACCGAACGGAGACCAGATGA
- the rplU gene encoding 50S ribosomal protein L21, which translates to MVYAVVRAGGRQEKVEVGTIVTMDRIKADKDGNVELAAVLLVDGDKITSDAKSLAKVKVTAEVLGDLRGPKIVIQKFKNKTGYKKRQGHRQELTRVKITGIK; encoded by the coding sequence GTGGTTTACGCAGTTGTGCGCGCCGGTGGCCGGCAGGAGAAGGTCGAGGTCGGCACCATCGTGACGATGGACCGCATCAAGGCCGACAAGGACGGCAACGTCGAGCTGGCCGCCGTCCTGCTCGTCGACGGTGACAAGATCACCTCCGACGCGAAGTCCCTCGCCAAGGTGAAGGTGACCGCCGAGGTCCTCGGCGACCTGCGCGGCCCGAAGATCGTCATCCAGAAGTTCAAGAACAAGACCGGCTACAAGAAGCGCCAGGGCCACCGTCAGGAGCTCACGCGCGTCAAGATCACCGGCATCAAGTAG